Sequence from the Halobaculum rubrum genome:
GGTTCGTCGAGAAGGCCGACGCCGGCTACCGCCTTCGCGAACCCGGGCGCGAGGCCGTGCGGCTGCTGGACCGCGGCGTCGTCGACGGCCCGATCGAGTTCCACAGGGCTCCGGTCGACGCCAGCTGTCCGTTCTGCGGCGGCGGCGTTCGCGTGCAGTACAGCGACCACCACGTGATCAGCTACTGCACCGAGTGCGAGGGGCTGTTCGATGCCGACGAGACCCCGGAGGGAACGCTCTCCGGGGTCGTGCTCCCCCCGGCAACCGTGAGGACGGTGACCCCGAGTCGCTGTTCCGGCGGGCACATCGCGTGTTGCAGCGGCGGCTCCGCGCCATGTTCGACGGCATGTGTCTGGAGTGCGGGGGCGAGGTCGAGCGCTCGATACGTCGCTGCCCGGACCACGAGGCTTCGGGTGGACAGGCCTGCGAGGCGTGCGGTTCCGCGTACAGGGGCCTCGCGGAGCTCGTCTGTGAGACCTGCGGCCGCGGTCGCGTGAGCCACCCGCTGTTCGGAAACCCCGCCGCCGACGACGTCGCCGCCGACGGGACGCCCGGCGAGCACGCCTGGGAACGGTTCGCGACGTTCCTCACGTGGAAGCCGGTGAACACGGATGTGGGCGCGGTGGCGTTCGAGCGCCCCGACGGCGGCGAGCGCGTCGTGCTCGACGACGACTTCCGCGTGCTGGAGTAGGTCACCCCGGGCGGTCCGTCTCCTCTCCGTATCGTCTCGTCGTCGTTCCGTTCACCCGTCCGTTCGGCCGACCTCCGTCGGGATTGTCATCGCTCGACAGTGCTCGGGCTCTGGTCCAGTTCGACGACCCGTCGGGTCCGCTCACCGAGTTCGACGAGGTGACACAGCGGGTTTCCGGGGTACACCACCGGGTTCTCGAGGATGCCGACGAGGAGACCGGTGAACGGCGCCTCGATGGCGACGTTGTCGTCCTTGAACGGGTTCGTGATGGTACAGACCGTGTCCCCCTCGTGGACCAGCGAGCCTCGTTCGAAGTGCATGTCGACCATTCCGCCGCTGTCGGCCCTGAGCCACGTCTTCTCGCGTTCCTCGGTGATCACGGTCCGCCAGCCCGGCCAGCGGACGTGTTCGGCCTCAAGCATCCCGTACTCCGCGAACGTCGAGCGGACCCCCGAGAGCGCCTCGTCGATCAGCGCCCGCTGGAAGCGGTGTGCCTCGCCCATCTCGACGGTGATCGCCGGGATCCCGTCGGTCACAGCCTCCGTTCGGAGCATCCCGGAGGAGCCTTCGCTGTCGATGATGACGTTCGTTCCGTACGCCCGGGCGAGGCGAGCGGCGTCGGAGTCACCCATGTCGGCGCGGGCATGGATCATGTTCGTTCGCCCCCGCGTCGACGTGTGAAAGTCCAGCCCGAAGTCGCACGGGTCGATGAAGTTCGTGTAGATGCGCGCGGCCATTCGCTTCGCGCTCGTCGAGTCCGCCGAACCGGGGAACGAGCGGTTCAGGTCGCGGTCGTACACCGGAAGGTAGCGCTGTTGTGCGAGAAAGCCCGGAACGTTCAACACGGGCAGACAGATGAGCGTACCCGCCAGGTCCGCCAGGTCCCACTCGTGTGCCACCTCTCTGACGACCTCGATCCCGTTGAGTTCGTCGCCGTGGGCGGCCGCCGAGAGGAAGGCGGTCGGTCCCGGCCGCTCGCCGTTGATGATCGTCACCGGGATCCGGACGGGGTCGCCGAGATACGTCTCCGACACCACGAACCGGATGTTCTGTCGCTCTCCCGGGTCCACCCGACCCCCGTTGTACGTGAAGACGTCGGCGCCGGTCATGGTCGCCGGTGTGCGACCGAGCGTGATAAAGTACCGCGTCGGCCGACCGACGTTCGGCCCGCCGGGGCCGCCCCGACGGCGGTTCGTGCCCGTGACCCACACGGTCTTTCGCCGACCGTGACACATTTGATGCCCCCGACGAGTCATCGTGTATGACTGACGATCCGGTACGCGTCGGGGTACTCTCCCTCCACACGAGCAAGGAGACGAAGGCGATCTGCAACGCGGTCGAGGCCCTGGGCCACGAGCCCGAGTGGCTCCGGCGGGAGAACGCGGCCGTCAGCATCGAGGACGGCGAGGTCGCGATCGAGCCGGACGTCGACGTGATCGCCAACCGGATGCTGCTGTCGAACATCGAACAGCCGGCGGAGGGACTCGGTCTCGCGCACACGTTCGGCCGCGCACGACCGATCCTCAACGACCCGTCGGCCGTGCTCACGGCGATGCACAAGTTCGCCTCCGCCGTCGCGCTGGTGGAGGACGGCGTCCGCGTCCCGGACGCGCTGCTGGCGCTGTCGAACGACCGACTCAATCAGGGTCGCGATCGGTTCGGGTCGGAGGGCGTGTACAAGACCGCGATCGGGACCCACGGCGGCGGGACCTGGAAGATCGACCTCGACGAGCCGGTCAACCCGATGGTCGGGAACCGGCAGGCGTTCCTGCAGGAGCTCATCGACCGCGACGATTCGAGACATCACGACACCCGCGTGTACGTCGTCGGCGGCGAGATCGTCGGCGCCATGAACCGCTACGCCCCGGATGGAGACTGGCGAACCAACGTCGCGCTCGGCGGCGACGTGGAGGACGCCACGACCTCGCTTGACGACGAGGCGGCGGCGATGGCGCTGCAGGCGGCCGAGACGGTCGGGCTCGATTACGCCGGCGTCGACCTCGTGCAGGGGTACGACGGCTGGTACGTGCTGGAAGTGAACCCGACCGCCGGATTCAAAGGGCTGTTCGCAGCGAGCGGTCGCTCGCCGGCGCCCTACATCGCCCGGCTGGCCATCGAGCGCGGCGGCGGCAGCGTCGACGACGACCGCGTCGAGGAGCTGTCGGCGGTGCTCGACGATTCGACGCCGGCGTGTATGCCCGCCGAGCGCCGGATCAACGACGGGCAGACCCCGACTATCGGGTACATCGAGCAGGTCAACGTCGCCGGGACGCAAGGAGCGACACAGGCGTACGCGAAGTCCGACACCGGCGCGACCCGCTCGTCGATCGACACGCAGCTGGCCGCGGAGATCGGCGCCGGGCCGATCAAGAGCATGACCCGGGTCAAGTCGGGGTCGGTGAAGTCCGGGAAGGCTCGGCCGGTCGTCGACCTCGTCGTCGGGATCGGCGGCGAACAGCACACCGTCACCGCCAGCGTCGAGGACCGCTCGCACATGGAGTACCCGCTCCTCCTCGGACGCGACATCCTCCAACACTACCGCGTCGACGTGCAGCGCCGTGCCGACGAGGGCCGGAACCCCGAGAGCGACGAGGAGGAAGAAGAGGGCTCCGAGGAGTAGCACGCGGTAGCGACTCACGCCCGCCGGACAGGCCGGACCGCTTTTCCCTCTCGGGTGACCAGTGTTTAATATGGGCTTCGGGAGCTACGATGAATCCGAGCAGGAACGTCAGCAGAACGACGGCGCCGACGCGGCCGACGGGTCGACCGTCGACGCCCACGAGAACGACCACGAGGGCGAGGCGAGCTTCGAGGCGGGCGCCTCGACCGACGACCTGGTCTCGCAGCTGCAGACGATGAAGGACGAAGACGAGGACGACGAGGAGTAATCCCGGTCCCGAACGGGAGGGGAACGCTTCGGACCGACGCGTGACCGACGGCGATAGTTCGCCACGCGGTGTCGCCCGATTTTCGCCGATCTCGATACGCAGACGCGTCCGTCCGGTCGCGGGACGAGAATATCGTTCCTGAAACTCGGCGGCGAAGGTATATCAACGCGGTGGACGCCGATCCGAGTATACCCGATCCGCCGCCGCGGACGGGTCGGAACGACACACAATGTTCGAATTCATCACGGACGAGGAAGAGCGCGGGCAGGTGGGTATCGGAACCCTCATCGTGTTCATCGCGATGGTGCTGGTGGCGGCGATCGCCGCCGGCGTCCTCATCAACACCGCAGGATTCCTCCAGAGCAAGTCACAGGAGACCGGACAACAGAGCAGTAAGCAAGTCAGTAACCGTCTGCAAGAGGTCGCCACGGTCGGGAACGTTACTGGCGATCCCGAGAAAGTGGACTACGTGAACGTGACGGTGACGCAGGCACCTGGTGCTGGTGAGATCGACCTCCAGAATGCAACCGTCACTTGGATCGGACCACAGGGAACGTACCAGCTGACGCACGGTGCGAACTACAGCGCCGATGGAGGAGGGGTGGCGGCGGATACCCAGGAGTTCGGTCACAAGGTGACGAAAGACGCGGACAACTCCGCACCGGTACTGAACGACCCTGACGATCGTCTTCAGCTTGTCTTCGATGTCAGTGCGTACACCGACAATCTCGGTGAGGGTGAGGAAGTGACGATCAAGATCAACACGATGGCCGGGGCGACGACGAGCATCCGCTTCACCGTCCCCGAAGCGCTCGGACAGAAGGAAGCCGTCGAGCTGTAAGTCGGCTCCTCTTCTCACACTCTCTCGACACCACCCGACGCCGAGTGGCAACGCGATCGGTTCGTTGTATCGACCCGGTCGCCCCTCGGTGTCGCTACTCCTCCTCGACGACCTCGTCGACGCTCGCGGCGATGTCCTCCTTCGCCCGCCACAGGTACAGCGACGCGTAGCTGCGGTACGGCGCCCAGCGCTCGGCCGCCTCGACCATCTCCGCCCGGCTCATCTCGCGGCCGTACAGCTCCTCCATCCCCTTTCTGATCCCGAGATCGCCGACGGGGAACACGTCCGGTCGCCCGAGCGAGAACAACAGCTGCATGTTCGCGGTCCACTCGCCGACGCCGGTGATCGCGGTTAGCTCCTCGCGCACCGCCTCGTCGTCCATCGCGGCGAACGCCTCGCGATCCCAGTCGTTGTCGGCGAACGCCTCGGCGACGTTGCCGACGTACCGCGTCTTCTGTCGGGAGAGGCCGGCATCCTTCAGCGTCTCCTCGTCGGCCGCGAGCAGTCCCTCGGGCGTCACCTCCACCGCGTCGAAGAGGCGTTCGCGCGTCGCCGCCGCGGACGCCATCGACACCTGCTGGCGAAGGATCGACACGACGAGCCGTTCGAACGGGTCCGCGGCGGGATCGACCGTGAGCGGGCCATGGCGGTCGATCACGGGGCCGAGCCGGTCGTCGCCCCGGAGCGCCTCCAGCGCCTCGCGGTCGGCCGGGTCGAGATCGTCGAACGCCTCGGCGTCTGCGTCCACTGGCATACCTCGTGGTGGGCGGGCGGACGAGAAACGACTTTCGGGGACGGAACTGAGATCGTTCGAGGACTGGGAACCGTTCGAGGCCGGGCGTGCAACTCCGGAAAACTGGTGTCGTGTTTGCGTCGCGGCGGAGGGAAACGTTGAATCGGCGGGACTCCGACGCGACGCACATGGACGTTGATGACGTAGAAACGGTCGCGGTACTGGGCGCCGGAAACATGGGCCACGGGATCGCGGAGGTCGCCGCGCTCGCGGGGTTCGACGTGAACCTGCGGGACATCAACGAGGAGTTCGTTCAGAACGGCTACGACCAGATCGAGTGGTCGCTCGGTAAGCTCGCAGAGAAAGACCAGATCTCCGAGAGCGACGCCGACGCCGCGCTCGACCGCGTGACGGCTGTCGTCCCCGTCGAGGACGCCGTCGCCGACGCCGACCTCGTGATCGAGGCGGTGCCCGAGAAGATGGACATCAAGAAGGACGTGTACACCGAGGTCGAGGAGCACGCGCCGGACCGCGCCGTCTTCGCGTCGAACACCTCCAGCCTCTCGATCACGGAGCTGTCGGAGGTGACCGAGCGCGAGGAGCGCTTCTGCGGGATGCACTTCTTCAACCCGCCGGTGCGCATGCAGCTCGTCGAGGTCATCTCGGGCGCGCACACCGCCGACGGGACGATGGATCTCGTCGAGGACGTCGCCGAGCGGATGGACAAGACCGCGGTCCGCGTCCGGAAGGACTCGCCGGGCTTCATCGTCAACCGCGTGCTCGTCCCCCTGATGAACGAGGCGGCGTGGCTCGTCCACGAGGGCGAGGCGACCGTCGAGTCGGTCGACTCCACGACGAAGTACGACATGGGGCTCCCGATGGGGAGCTTCGAGTTGGCCGACCAGGTCGGCATCGACGTGGGCGTCCACGTGCTCGAGTACATGCACGAGGTGCTCGGCGACGCCTACGAGCCGTGTCCGCTGCTGACTGAGAAGGTCGACAACGAGAACCTGGGCAAGAAGACCGGGACGGGGTTCTACGACTACGAGGACGGCCCCGGCGCGGAGATCCCTTCCGACGAGGTCGACGAGGACGTCAAGCACGCCCTGCTGGCGGTGATGGCCAACGAGGTCGCCGGCCTGATCGGCAACGACGTCGCCGACGCCGGCGACATCGACCAGGCGGTGAAGCTCGGGGCGGGCTTCCCCGACGGTCCCGCGAAGATGGCCGACGGGATCGGTCTCGACGCGTTGCTCTCGACGCTCGAGGAGCGCCACGAGGAGACGGGCGCCGAGCGCTACGAGGCGGTCGACTACCTCCGCGAACTCGTCGACGAGGGTCGCGGCTTCTACGGCGGCGACGGCGACGAGGCCGGGGACGCGGTCGAGTTCGAGACGATCCGCATCGAGCGGGAGGGCCGCGTCGGCCACATCGTCCTCGACCGGCCCCACCGGATGAACACGATCTCCGGCGAGCTGCTGGACGAGCTCGGCGTCGCGATCGAGGAGCTGGAGGCCGACGACGACGTGCGCGCGGTGCTGGTCACCGGCGAGGGCGAGCGCGCCTTCTCCGCCGGCGCCGACGTACAGAGCATGGCCGCCGGCGGCGGCGACCCGCTGCAGTCGGTCGAGCTCTCCCGCAAGGGCCAGTCGACGTTCGGGAAGTTCGAGTCGTCGGACCTGCCGGTCGTCGCCGGCATCGACGGCTACTGCCTCGGCGGCGGCATGGAGTTCGCCACCTGCGCGGACATGCGAGTCGCCTCCGAGCGGTCCGAGCTGGGCCAGCCGGAGCACAATCTCGGCCTGCTACCCGGCTGGGGCGGCACCCAGCGCCTCCGTCACATCGTCGGCGAGGGCCGCGCCAAGGAGATCATCTTCACCGCCGACCGCTACGACGCGGAGACGATGGCCGACTACGGCTTCATCAACGAACTCGTCGCGAACGACGAACTCGAGGAGGCGGCGATGGACCTCGCGCAGGATCTGGCCGCCGGGCCGCCGGTCGCCCAGCGCTACACGAAGCGCGCGATGCTCGCCGGACGCGACGACACCGACGCCGGGCTGGAGATCGAGGCGCAGGCGTTCGGCCAGCTGATGAACACCGAGGACCTCATGGAGGGCGTGATGGCGTTCATGTCCGACGAGGATCCGGAGTTCGAAGGGACGTAGGCGAGACCGCAGGTCTCGCGAACGGCGAGGTCCTCGGGCCGAGCCGCCCAGTAAGCGATGCGGGATGTGGCCCGGTCAGGCCAGCTTGAACGCCCGGATCGTGTCCCGTTCGGTCGGCTCGTTCACCACCTGTACGCCGCCCAACTCGGAGAACACGTCTCGCCAGTTCCGGTGGTACAGCGGGAACTCGTCGTCGACGTAGCTCACCTCGGCGCCCTCGCGACCCCGCTTCGCGCCGTTGCCCTCGTTCTCGGCGGTGACGAGCAGGTCGTCGCAGACCCGCACGACCTCCTCGAACACCCACACGTCGTCCGGGTGGACGTGCTGGAGCGTCTCGACGGAGTACACCGCGTCGAACGCGTCGTCGTCGAACTCCGGGAGCAGGTCCTCGATGGCGCCCGTGTGAAACTCGCCCGTCTCCGCGAGCGTCGGGAAGAACTCGCCCATCACGTCGAACGACTCGTCGTTGATGTCGATGCCGGCGAGGCGGTCGAAGCCGTTGTGCCGGAGGTGTTCGAGGTGGCGACCCGAGCCGCAGCCGAGTTCGAGCACCCGGGCGTCCGTGCCGACGTAGAACTCGATCGCCGATCGGATCGCCTCGCTCACCTCGTCGGGTCCCTCCTCCGCGTAGTAGCGCGGGGAGAACTTCCCCTCGCGCTCGGCCCAGTCCTCGCGGACCTCGTCGGGGTTCATACCCGCCGGAACGGACCCCGAGCGTAAACCTCCGCCGGAGTCGATGGCGACCGGGTCGCCTGCGGTACGGGGGGATCGATCCGTGGCCCGCGCGGCACCCGCGATCGGCGGCGTCTCACTCCTCGCGGCGTTCCCGGTAGTCAGGCAGGAAGTCATCCTGTAGCACCGCCGACCGACCGCCGTCGATCGTGAGGCTCGCGCCGGTGACGAATCCCGCCTCGTCGCTGGCGAGGAACGCCACCGCCGCGGCGACGTCCTCGGGGACGCCGACCCGGCCGGTCGGGTGGATGCTCGCGAGTTCCTCGCGGCGCTCCTCGTCCATGTCGCCGGTGGTCCGGTCGATGGCGACCCAGCCGGGGTTCACCGTGTTGACGCGCACGTCGGGGCCGAAGTCGAGCGCCATCGACCGGGTCATCCCGTTGATGCCGGCCTTGACCGCGTTGTACGGGAAGATGCCCGGCGTCGTCGCGAACGCGTGGTTACTGGACATGTTGACGATCGCGCCCTCGTCCATGTGCTCGCGGGCGTGCTTCGCGCAGAGCCAGTAGGATCGGAAGTCCGTTTCGAGGACGAAGTTCCAGTCGTCCAGTTCGGCCTCGTCGGCGGCGGTGTACGTCTCGACGCCCGCGTTGTTCACGAGCACGTCGAGGCGGCCGAACTCCTCGGCGGTCGCCTCGAACAGCGCCGCGATGTCGTCGGGGTCGCGCATGTCCGCGCGGACGAAGACGGCCTCGCCGCCGGCGTCCTCGATGGCGGCGACGGTCTCGGCGCCGGCGTCCTCGCTGCGGCCGGTGACGACCACTCGTGCTCCCTCGGCCGCGAGTCGCTTCGCGACGCCCGCGCCGATGCCACGGGTGGAGCCGGTGACGACGGCGACCGTCCCGTCGTATCTGGATCGTGGTTCGAGTTCGTCGATGGCGGAGGTGTCGAAGCTGGTCATTCGTTCGTCGTGTCTCGGTCGGGTGACTTGATGATTGGTTCGCGATCGGTCGGTGTCAGCGTCAGTTTCGAGGTGGGGAACGTGGCCGCGACGAACCGCCCGAAAGCCCCCGCCGTGCTACGCTCGCGCGACTCGCTGCGCGCGTTCGCTCCCGTCAGTCGCTCACGTGCTTACTTCGTCGGGCTTCGCGTAGCCCGGCGGCCCCTTTCAGTCCCACCCGATCCTTGGACGGGCATCGGTGTCACCGGCGGCCGTCCGGCGTCGTCATCCCGGACTACCCACGTACTGCGGCGGGGAGTCGGGGATCGCCGTTCGTGGATAGTCCGGCTGTTGCCGCCGGTTCACCACTCGGCGACGCTCCCGTCCGGGCGGCGCCAGACGGGGTTGTGCCAGTCGTCGTGGCCGTCGCGTTCCTCGAGCACGTCCTCATCGATGTCGACGCCGAGTCCCGGGCCATCGGGAACCGGAACGAAGCCGTCCTCGTACTCGAACACCGACGGGTCCGCGAGGTAGTCGAGCACGTCGCTCGTCTCGTTGTAGTGGATGTCGAGACTCTGCTCCTGGATGAGCGCGTTCGGCGCGACGGCGTCCAGTTGGAGACAGGACGCGAGCGCGACCGGGCCGAGCGGGCAGTGCGGCGCGATCGACACGTCGTAGGCGCCGGCCATCGACGCGATGCGGTGACACTCGGTGATGCCGCCCGCGTGGCTCGGATCCGGCTGGATGATGTCGACCGCGTTCTCCTCCAGCACCTGCTTGAAGTCGGTGCGGTGGAACAGCCGCTCCCCGGTCGCGATGGGGGTGCTGGTGCTCGCGGCGATGTCGGCGAGCGCGTCGTTGTGCTCGGGGAGCACCGGCTCCTCGATGAAGAACGGGTCGTAGGGTTCCAGTGCCGCCGCGAGCTGTTTCGCCGCGGTCTTCGTCGCCCGACCGTGGAAGTCGATGCCGATGTCGACCTCCGGCCCCACGGCCTCGCGGACCGTACGCAGGCGCTCGGCGGCCTGCTCGATCGTGTCGGGGGACTCGACGCGCTCCAGTTCGGGCGTCGCGTTCATCTTCAGCGCGGTGAAGCCCGCGTCGACCTTCTCGGCGGCCGCCTCGGCAACGCCCGCGGGGCGGTCGCCGCCGACCCACTGGTACACCCGGACGCGTTCGCGGACCGGCCCCCCCAGAAGCTCGTGGACTGGGGCGCCGAGGTGTTTCCCCGTCAGGTCCCACAGCGCCTGATCGATCCCCGCGATGGCGGACATGAGAACGGGGCCGCCGCGGTAGAACCCCCCGCGGTACAGTCGCTCCCAGTGGTCCGCGACGGGGGCGGGATCCTCGCCGAGCAGGTACTCCTCGACGAGTTCCTCGACGGCGCCGCGGACCGTCCGCGCGCGCCCTTCTACCACCGGCTCGCCCCAGCCGACGGAGCCATCGGCACACTCTAGCTTCAGAAACAGCCACCGCGGCGGCACCGCGTACAGCTCGTAGTCGACGATCTCGGTCATACTCGCGTGTCCCGGTCGGTCCGCAAAAGTTCACAGGTGTCCCGTCCGTGGACGGTCGCCAGCGTCCGCGGGCATCCGCCGACCTCCGCCGGCGTTTCACGAGGCCGGGGCTACCGCAGTTCGATCGTCAGCGTCTCGCGGACGCCGCGATCGAGACGGCGGTACCGCGGCGACGTGCCGGACCGATCCACGTCGAACACGCGCAGGGAGACGACGAGCCGCCCCGCATCCGGCACCGTCGCTCGGACCACCGGTCCGGTCGCCGTCACGACGAGGTACGGCGGCGCGGCGACCGGGGAGGCCGGGAGCGTGACTCCGAGCGCGTCCGTGCCGGTCGCGAGCAGTCCGGGGAGGTGTTCGAGCGCACCCGCCGCGTCGAGCGCCTCCCGCATCGCGGGGACGACGGCGTCGCGGTCGGCCGTCGACGGGCGACCCTCGGGGGCCTCCCGGTCAGTCCACCGCTCCGCTACCGCGTCGGCGACGCCGTCGACGGCGTCGAGCACCGGGCCGTGTTCGGCCAGCAGTCGCTCCCGGACGGCGGCCTCGGGATCGGTGTCGCGCCCGTCGGCTGTCATGGTCGCTCGGTCATCCGGTCGCCCGGTCGGCGCCCCCGATTGTAAGCGCATCGGGGACCGCGGCGGGACGCCGCGTCGGCGGCCGCCACCGACCGCTTTTTGCCGCGCCGACGCCGACTCCGGGGTATGAGCATGAGCACGGACGAAGTCGAAGCGGCCATCGAGGCCGGCATTCCGGACAGTGAAGCGACCGTTACGACGCCCCGAGTCCCCGACGAGGAACACGAGGACGCCCACTTCGCCGCGGTCGTCGTCTCGCCCGCCTTCGAGGGGAAGTCGCTCGTCCAGCAGCACGAGCTGGTGTACGACGCCGTCGGCGACGCGATGACCCGGGAGGTGCACGCGCTGGAGATCAAGACGTACACGCCCGAAGAGTACGAGGAACACGGCGAATAGGTCTCGGCTGCGGTTCCGGCGATCGGCAGCAGTTGCTACTCCGGTTCCGTACCGAGGCTCCGCACGTCGTCGCCGAGGCGGAGCGTCCCGCCCACGCTTCCGTCGGGAACGGCCGTGTTCACCATCAGCCGGAACGCGTGGTCGAAGCGCGCGCCACCGCTCCAGTCGGGCATCGTCTCCTCGCGCTTGCGGACGAACCGCGTCCGGAAGTCGTCGAACTCCGCGCCCGTGTCGGGGTCGCGCGAGGGGACGACGCAGCGCTGGCAGGGGTTCACCCCGAGCAGTTCGGCGCCGCCGACCCGGAAGCGAACCCGCTCGTCGGGCTCGGCGACGAGTCGGTCCTCGACGAACGGCTCCTCGCTCGCGAGTTCGACGTTCGCGCGGAGGCGCCGGCGCATCGAGTCGACGCCCACGCAGTCGAACCACGAGGCGACCTCGCGGAGCGTCCCCCGCGACACCACCGTCGGCCCCGTCAGCTCCGTGTCGTCCGGATAGCCCCCCGCTCGCTCGCCGATCAGATCCACCTCGTCGCCGAGGAACGCCCCGACCCACGACGCGATACCCTCTCGCTCGTCGGGGTCGTCGAGGTCGAACGTCGCGGGCGCGGGGGCGTCGACGTCGTGTGGGGCCGCAAGCGAAACGATCCGTGCGTCGAGGTCGAACTCCGCGGACACGCGGTGGATCCGTCGTTCGTTCTTCCCGTTCACGTAGTCGCCGTCGGCGTCGACCAGCGCGAACTCCCGGTCCCGCGAGAGCCCACCGCCCGGCGCGAGTGCGGCGGCGTCCACGTCGACCCCGTCGAGCGACTTGATCGGGAACACCCGGATCCGATCGAGCGTCGTCGCGAGCGCGTCCTCGCTCATTGGCTGGTCCACGACGCCGCGCCCGTTGAATCGATCGGTCGGCGATGCCGCCGTCGCTGTCGTCCCCGTCGGCGCGATCGCCGCCGCTGCCGCTGTCGCCGGAGCACGGGTCGAGAAGACGGGAACCGGATCGGACCGCGTCGCAGTCGGCCGGCCGGGGTCGCGTTACTCCTCGTCTGCTTCGTCGCCGTCCGCGTCCTCGTCGCTGACCAAGTCGAGGCTCTCGACGAGGTCCGTGATCTCGTCGGCCGTGAAGGCGGTGTAGCCGTCCTCGGAGACCGTCGAGAGGGAGACGTCGTTCGCGGTGAGCTCGTCGTTGATGTCGAACAGCGCGCGCAGCGCGAGCCCGATCCCGTCGTCGAGCGTGAGGTCCTCGCTCCACTCGTCCTCCAGCAGCTCCTGGATCTCCTGGCGGGAGCCGCCGATGGCGGTGGCCTTCCACTCGTGGGGCGTCCCCGAGGGGTCGGCGCCGAACAGGCGCGGGCGACCGTTCTCGAAGCCGCCGATGAGGAGCGCGGCGCCGTACGGGCGCGTGCCGCCGCGCTGGGTGTTCTCCTGGATGTGGTCCGTGATGTACTTCGTCAGCGTCTCGACGCCGACCGGTTCGCGGTAGCGCAGGCGGTTGCCCTGCGCCATCCGGCGAGCGTGGTCGATGAGCTGCCGGGCGTCGGCGACGTGGCCGGCGCTGGCGGTTCCGACGTGGTCGTCAAGCTTGTGGAGCTTCTCGATGGACTCCGACTCCATCAGGCTGGAGGACGCCTGTGCCTGCGCCGCGAGCACGACGCCCTCGCTCGTCCTGACGCCGACGGAGGGCGCGCCGCGAGAGACTGCCTCGCGGGCGTACTCGACCTGGTAGATGCGGCCGTCCGGGGAGAACAGCGAGGTTCCGCGGTCGTACGCCTGCTGGTCGTTCCCCCTCATCGGTCACCACCGACGTGAATCGTCGTCGCGAGTGCGGTCATCGCTCATGGGTATGGGTCCACGCGGGAAAAACCCTCCCTAAACGGAGTTTTGGCGGGCGGAGGAACCCCGCGAGACGTGAGGTGAACCCAGCCGGTGGCGGAAGCAGACGCGATCGCTGGCGGAGAGACGCGATCGCCGGCGGAGGTGCCCTCACACGAGGCGTCTGTCGAATACACGTACTTATCCCACTCGGTCACCTACCCGTCGCCATGAGCGACGACACCCAGAACCGCAAGCCCCTCAGGATGCCCGACGACAACCAGGTGTTCGCCACCGTCACCGACA
This genomic interval carries:
- a CDS encoding class I SAM-dependent methyltransferase, producing MNPDEVREDWAEREGKFSPRYYAEEGPDEVSEAIRSAIEFYVGTDARVLELGCGSGRHLEHLRHNGFDRLAGIDINDESFDVMGEFFPTLAETGEFHTGAIEDLLPEFDDDAFDAVYSVETLQHVHPDDVWVFEEVVRVCDDLLVTAENEGNGAKRGREGAEVSYVDDEFPLYHRNWRDVFSELGGVQVVNEPTERDTIRAFKLA
- a CDS encoding SDR family NAD(P)-dependent oxidoreductase; amino-acid sequence: MTSFDTSAIDELEPRSRYDGTVAVVTGSTRGIGAGVAKRLAAEGARVVVTGRSEDAGAETVAAIEDAGGEAVFVRADMRDPDDIAALFEATAEEFGRLDVLVNNAGVETYTAADEAELDDWNFVLETDFRSYWLCAKHAREHMDEGAIVNMSSNHAFATTPGIFPYNAVKAGINGMTRSMALDFGPDVRVNTVNPGWVAIDRTTGDMDEERREELASIHPTGRVGVPEDVAAAVAFLASDEAGFVTGASLTIDGGRSAVLQDDFLPDYRERREE
- the dgoD gene encoding galactonate dehydratase is translated as MTEIVDYELYAVPPRWLFLKLECADGSVGWGEPVVEGRARTVRGAVEELVEEYLLGEDPAPVADHWERLYRGGFYRGGPVLMSAIAGIDQALWDLTGKHLGAPVHELLGGPVRERVRVYQWVGGDRPAGVAEAAAEKVDAGFTALKMNATPELERVESPDTIEQAAERLRTVREAVGPEVDIGIDFHGRATKTAAKQLAAALEPYDPFFIEEPVLPEHNDALADIAASTSTPIATGERLFHRTDFKQVLEENAVDIIQPDPSHAGGITECHRIASMAGAYDVSIAPHCPLGPVALASCLQLDAVAPNALIQEQSLDIHYNETSDVLDYLADPSVFEYEDGFVPVPDGPGLGVDIDEDVLEERDGHDDWHNPVWRRPDGSVAEW
- a CDS encoding BolA family protein, whose translation is MSMSTDEVEAAIEAGIPDSEATVTTPRVPDEEHEDAHFAAVVVSPAFEGKSLVQQHELVYDAVGDAMTREVHALEIKTYTPEEYEEHGE
- a CDS encoding MOSC domain-containing protein, translated to MSEDALATTLDRIRVFPIKSLDGVDVDAAALAPGGGLSRDREFALVDADGDYVNGKNERRIHRVSAEFDLDARIVSLAAPHDVDAPAPATFDLDDPDEREGIASWVGAFLGDEVDLIGERAGGYPDDTELTGPTVVSRGTLREVASWFDCVGVDSMRRRLRANVELASEEPFVEDRLVAEPDERVRFRVGGAELLGVNPCQRCVVPSRDPDTGAEFDDFRTRFVRKREETMPDWSGGARFDHAFRLMVNTAVPDGSVGGTLRLGDDVRSLGTEPE
- the psmA gene encoding archaeal proteasome endopeptidase complex subunit alpha, translated to MRGNDQQAYDRGTSLFSPDGRIYQVEYAREAVSRGAPSVGVRTSEGVVLAAQAQASSSLMESESIEKLHKLDDHVGTASAGHVADARQLIDHARRMAQGNRLRYREPVGVETLTKYITDHIQENTQRGGTRPYGAALLIGGFENGRPRLFGADPSGTPHEWKATAIGGSRQEIQELLEDEWSEDLTLDDGIGLALRALFDINDELTANDVSLSTVSEDGYTAFTADEITDLVESLDLVSDEDADGDEADEE